The following proteins are encoded in a genomic region of Brachypodium distachyon strain Bd21 chromosome 1, Brachypodium_distachyon_v3.0, whole genome shotgun sequence:
- the LOC100842197 gene encoding polyubiquitin-like: MAANANKALALDVQSSDTIRDVKAKIYHKLPGNPVPSRQRLVFAGKMMEEDGRTLEEYGVKEESRLHLAVTRPPPPVGVFVRAPSGKRLYLRELELSDTVWSVKEKISDEERIPPGRLRVVYGGKQLEDGSTLADCNVRNGTLLTAILRLGCRHCVVCAERVCRPRCTS, from the coding sequence ATGGCCGCCAACGCCAACAAGGCCCTCGCCCTGGACGTCCAGAGCTCGGACACCATTAGAGACGTCAAGGCAAAGATCTACCACAAGCTGCCGGGCAACCCGGTCCCGTCCCGGCAGCGGCTCGTCTTCGCGGGGAAGATGATGGAGGAAGACGGGCGCACCCTGGAGGAGTACGGCGTGAAGGAGGAGAGCCGGCTGCACCTGGCCGTtacccggccgccgccgcccgtcggGGTCTTCGTCAGGGCGCCCAGCGGCAAGCGCCTTTACCTGAGAGAATTGGAGCTGTCGGACACCGTCTGGAGCGTTAAGGAGAAGATCTCTGACGAGGAGCGCATCCCGCCGGGCCGGCTGCGGGTTGTTTATGGCGGGAAGCAGCTGGAGGACGGCAGCACCCTGGCGGACTGCAATGTGAGGAACGGCACGTTGCTCACTGCTATCCTTCGCCTCGGTTGCCGGCACTGCGTAGTCTGCGCTGAGCGTGTATGTAGGCCGCGCTGTACTAGTTGA